AGCGTTTCATTGATCCTCTggctaaagaagaagaaaatgttggCATAGACATTACTGAACCTCTGTACATGCAGCGACTCGAAGAGGTAATGAAATGTGCTTACCTAAAAATTCAGGTTAACTGTTGTAAAAACAGTTAGAATATAATTTGTTTGTTCTATTCTATAGATTAATGTTACCGGAGAGCCGTTTTTAAACGTAAACTGTGAACACATAAAATCATTTGATACAAATCTCTACAGACAGCTCATCTGCTACCCACAGGTAAGAATTTGGCTTTGACcttggcagactacagtaaaCATCTAGAACACCTGCAGGGTTTCTGGATAGCAGTCTTCTCAGTAACAGAATATGCCTGCAGAGTGCCCGTGTGTATGTGGGCACTACAGGGGATgagaggatgggacaaattgagagcaTAGTAGTGAGGAAGGTGTGTGTGTACACTTACGGCTGATTCTTGtagtacagtagaaactaatacaatactgtaaagtaattatactccaattagaaaaaaataagtgaacataTAACCATCATATGACACACCAATTGCATGTCTGGAAATTTATCCCAGAGGAACAAAAGcttatgttcacataaaaacctGTACACAGATGTTCATAGCTGGAATCAGCCTGATGTCCTTCAGGTCAGTTGTGGGCAAACAGCTGTGGTATGGCCAGTCTGGAACATGCCTCAGGTAAAACATACTGGGACTTGGATGGATCCCACAGGAGCAAAAGGTTACATACACATCTAAAAGGTAATGTTAATGTACGGTTCCACTTACATAACATTTGAGATGACAGAATTTTAGAGATGGACATATGAGTAGTTGCTTGGGGTTACAGAAAAGGAATAGGGGAGGGGGAGCTCAGTATGGTGACAAAGGGACAACATAGGGATCTTGCTGGCTTTGAAGGACTATTCAGTACCTTAACTATGGTGACAGATTCATGAACTTATGCAGGTGATAGAATTGATAGAActtgatacacacacatatacatacaagaGTAAATACACGTAAAACGGGGAAATCTGAATATAGGTGAGTTGTACCAAGTTAATATCTGCTTGTGATATTAGACTATTTGCAAAATGTTATCATTAATGGAAACTGGGCAGACTCAGATCTTTATATTTCTTACACCTGCATGCTGATCTACAATATCCCAATAAAAAAGGCaatgagactttaaaaaaaaaattttgtaataaatagAATATGCCTCAAAgagccttttttcctttttctccttttttctttggcCTATGCCTCATGGCATGTAAGATTTGGAGTCCAAAtgactggaccgccagggaatttaCCCCCAAACTCCTAagtcatgttctttcttttttaagttgaaCACTTTTTTGTACATATTAACGTTGAAATCAAGATCTGTGTTACTTTTGCTGGCATGTCATAGTTTGATTGGCAGTGTTTCTTAGTATGTGCATAAGGTATTAGTGACTCACAATAGTGCGTTGGGTTTGCTGATGTGAAATATCTTGAATGAAAATGGTCACATGCCTGCCATGTCTTAACAGGATGTGTTAACCATACTACAGTCTTCTCTGGGCTTAAGGCCAGGCTTTATCAACAAAGCATCAGCTGTACTGATCCTATTAATAGCTGTAGGCTTTGGAGGCAAGCAGACTGGTATtaagtcttgattttgctgaattGCTGTGTAACCTTGGCTCAGTTTCTCAGCTTCCAAGCAGCCATTTCCTCATCTACAGAACGGAGAACAGGTGTTAACAAATTTGAGTAAGAATTATGGTTTAACCTACCTTGCTATCATTTTGATATGGAGAAAAAGATATGAAAGTATGGGCTTGTGTTACTAATTAAAAGCCTACAGTCATGCCAGCACGGCCTGAAGAAACTACTGTAGACACGCCTCTTTAAGTCAAGTGAGAAAGTGCTGATGTGTGAGATTGCAGCATGCCCAAGGGTTTGTGAACTGCACGGGTGTGATTTCTAGGGTAATGCTTCTGGATTATACCATGTTCTTTTGTTTTATCCCTTGCTAATGTCAGttgctttattatatttaatCCTAAGCTAAAAATACAAGCATAGCTTGGCATCCTACGTTTGGTTTTTTAGGAAGTCATCCCAACTTTTGACATGGCAGTCAATGAGATCTTCTTTGACCGCTACCCTGACTCAATCTTAGAGCATCAGATTCAAGTGAGACCATTCAACGCCTTGAAGACTAAGAATATGAGGAACCTGAATCCGGAAGGTACTGTctttcccccagttttattgagatactgTTGACATATAGAAGGTAATGTTTTTAACAGCAGGAAAATACCTTGCGTGAGAGTCACTTCACCAGGGAACCTTAAAGGAGTTGCTAACAGTGACGGCGGTGGACTGTGAGTTGACAGAAACCAGGAGCAGAAACCAGGCTCTGTTGTGCCGTATGCTTGGAGTCCACCATACCTTTTTTTATTAGTGACAAATGAAATTACATAAAAGATACAACTTTTGACAGTTTTCTATCCTAAGGTAAACTTACCCAATGATAATAGTTTTAGTTACTTTACGAAGTATGCACTTTCTCAGAATCAGTATAGAAAACAGATCTATAAAATATGGTCCCTTCCCTGATACATAGGAGAAAGTCTGGtttgggaagaaggagaagaggcagaagaacagtGTAGGGGTCTCAGTCCAGGAGACGGCGCACTCTGGGCCCTGATCGGAAGGTTTGGAAAGCAGACCTGAAGCTTCTGTTCTTTATTTGGGGAAATGCTATATCAGGGCCCCAGTTATTAGTGGGACAGGTGAACCCCGCATGTATAGTGGGTGGTGGGTGTGGCTATAAAGAACATTATCACAAGCACATGGGCTGTTGCAGCTGCTTCATAAGTCCGGTCGTCCCCAGGCAGCCTTGGGCCAGCTGAGCTTAGTGCAGGTCAGTGGACTTGAGGGATTGAGAGGAATCTGGCTGGACACAGGAGGGGCATCCCAGGCCAGAGCTGAGGGTGCCCAGTGAGGTGTCGGTGCTCTGGCCACAGCGTCTCCTGTGACTCCAGCACCCCCATGCGGCCTGCGGTGAGGTCCTCCAGGGCTGGACAGCAGACCCAGACCCTTGGGGAGGCCCACACCCAGCTGGGACGAGCCACCTTCTCTCCGCCTTACAGACATCGATCAGCTCATCGCCATCAGTGGCATGGTGATCAGGACATCCCAGCTGATTCCAGAGATGCAGGAGGCCTTCTTCCAGTGCCAAGTATGTGCCCACACGGCCCGCGTGGAAATAGACCGTGGCCGCATTGCCGAGCCCTGCGTGTGCGAGCGCTGCCACACCAGCCACAGCATGGCCCTCATCCACAACCGCTCTGTGTTTTCCGACAAGCAGATGGTGCGTGCCCCCTCCACGTGCCCTGTCCTTGTTCTGCCCTTGCCGGGCCCTCTGAAGCCCAGTGTAACCTGCCCACTCGTGTAACCCTAAAACCGCGCTTCCTGACTGGGTTGACCTGGAAGGGAGTACCGTCCCGAATGAATTGGAAAAGCAGGCAGAGGGTGATGCAGGCTCACCCACCGCCACCCTGATGTGGCCACCCCACATAGGGGAGCATTACTCAACAATGCTCTCGTAATGGAGGTGAGACTGAGTTGCTGGAGACTAGTGTGTTGTGGTGAGCATAGCCGTCTTCCAGAACAACGTCCCTGGGGCAGTGGAGGTGCCAGGTATCTGGATGTCCTGAGATGTCCATTCCCCATCCTTCCAGATcaagcttcaggagtcccccgaAGACATGCCCGCAGGGCAGACGCCGCACACGGTCGTCCTCTTTGCTCACAATGACCTCGTGGACAAGGTCCAGCCTGGGGACAGAGTGCACGTCACAGGTGAGGGGCTCCACCGTAAGGCTTCTGACCTGGTCGGGGGCGCATGACCTGGGGCTGCTGTTTTCAGTGCCTGCCTCTGACCTCCAATGTGGTGCCTTCCCAGACAGCAGTTTGTCTTCCTGCTATTGTCCGAAATAACTAGTGAGCGACTTTAAATATATTagccttttggatttcctttctttttaggcTTTTGGAACAGGATTTTAGAATTTTTAGTCAAATTATTAATAAGTGTACATTCACTTAAAGAGAAATGAGGATTCTGTCTCACACTGAACACAGCAGCAAGCAGGCGCCGTGCGGAGGTGGGGGTCCCCAGTCAGCCTTTCGGCTGTGCTCAGAGCCCCGCTCCCTGCGCTCTGGGCTGAGAGCAGGCGGGTGAGAGGTGTCCTTTGTACCCTCAGGCATCTATCGAGCCGTACCCATTCGCATCAACCCCAGAGTGAGCAATGTGAAGTCTGTCTACAAAACCCACATTGATGTCATTCACTACCGGAAGACCGACTCAAAGCGTCTGCATGGCCTTGACGAAGAAGCAGAGCAGAAACTTTTCTCTGAGAAACGTGTGGAGTTGCTCAAGGAGCTTTCCAGGAAGCCAGACATCTATGAGAGGCTTGCATCTGCCCTGGCACCAAGCATCTATGAGcatgaagatataaagaaggtAACTGACCTGGAAAGGCTTCTTGCTTATGGCCAGGCCTGAAAGCTCAAGGTCAGATGGTGTGAACACCGGAAAGGCTGAGCCTAGGGTGGAACAGAGGCCGCACCCTCATCTCCACCCGCGGCTCACCCATTTCCAGGCAGGCCCCGAGTAGCTTCTGACATGCTCTCGTTCTCTGATCTCTTCACCATCCATGCTCAGCCCCCTGCCTCTCCACCGCCCACCTCAGGTGAGTGCTGAGACCTGTCTGTCCGTCTGTCCAGGGAATCTTGCTTCAGCTCTTCGGCGGGACTAGAAAGGATTTCAGCCACACGGGGAGGGGCAAGTTCCGCGCGGAGATCAACATCCTGCTGTGCGGGGACCCAGGGACCAGCAAGTCCCAGCTGCTGCAGTACGTGCACAACCTGGTCCCACGGGGCCAGTACACGTCCGGGAAGGGCTCCAGCGCCGTGGGCCTCACTGCCTACGTCATGAAGGACCCTGAGACACGGCAGCTGGTGCTGCAGACCGGCGCCCTGGTGCTGAGCGACAACGGCGTCTGCTGCATCGACGAGTTCGACAAGATGAATGAAAGCACGCGCTCCGTACTACACGAGGTCATGGAGCAGCAGACACTGTCCATCGCCAAGGTTAGCCACCCACCCGCTCTGAGgtctgtgtgggggtgggggctggggcctgAACCACAGCCTCTGGACTTGCAGCTCCGGGGGCTGGCCAACACTCTGCTGTCAGGTCCCAGCCCATCTGAGTGGACTCTATGGGACCTGTGTGCTCTGTGCAGTACTAACCTCTAACGCCTGGCGCTCAGAACTTGAGTTTGTCCTAAGTCTCACGCCAGGGGTTTGGTTTTTGAGAAGGATGTAGCCACGGCAAATGTTACCCACCTCCATCCTTGGCGTGAAACCCAGTTTAGGCTTCCCCGGTGGATGCTGCAGGTACCAGGCTTGTGGTGCCAGGGGTCCCTGGCAAAGGCCACCCAAGGCAGGGGCTCTCAGCTCCTGCCGGCCTCACTGTGAGGCTGCTAAGTGCGCTATCTGTCCCTCCGGCAGGCTGGGATCATCTGTCAGCTCAACGCCCGCACCTCCATCCTGGCAGCAGCAAACCCGATCGAGTCTcagtggaatccaaaaaaaaccACCATTGAAAACATCCAGCTGCCCCACACGCTCTTATCAAGGTATGATAGCACATGTTCATCAAACAGatggttttattttacttatctGTGGAAGGTTCAGGGTGAGGGTGAGAAGGAAATAACCAGGATTAACACAGCCAATCGTCATCTCTTCATGGCGGTGTGGTCTGCATGTCTGCTCAGTCATGGGTCCTGAAGTGAGGACCACGCGTTTGCTCACCTTGATGCATGCTCGTTTCTTGGAGCAGTTGGGGCCTGTGTGCTCCATTCTGTCAGAAGCCCACCTCTTGCTGCACTCAGTCCTATAGCCGCTGTAGACAATCAGCAAAGTGCAGAGAGCAGCTTCCTGCAGTAGACAAGGGTCTGAGAGTGGCATTTGTGGGAGGGGAGACGTGACGCAGGCTTCCCCTCAAGGATGGATATTTCATAAATGGGTTTTAGAATTTGGTTCCTTCACTTCTTACACAAATAGTTGCTTTTCCCCAGCACAGCTAAATGTGTTTCACTCACCTCCTCCAGTCTTCAGAATCACAGCAGTGTTTCCCTCGGGGGCCTCCTGCTTCTGACTTACCTTCAGCGCCCAACACTTGTTCCCAGGCAGACTGAgggccagggcaggagacccggggGCCTGGGCTCCTCAGGCCACCTGGGCCGGGCACGCCTGCGCCCTCACACAGAGGCCTCAGGTGCTTGGGTGTTCTGACTGGGAACCGTCACCGTGTCTCCTCAGGTTTGACTTGATCTTCCTCATGCTGGACCCCCAGGATGAGGCGTACGACCGGCGCCTGGCTCACCACCTGGTGTCCCTGTACTACCAGAGCGAGGAGGAGGcacaggaggagggcatggacatGGCGGTGCTCAGGGACTACATCGCCTACGCACACAGCACTGTGATGCCGAGGCTCAGCCAGGACGCCAGCCAGGCCCTCATCGAGGTACCTGCGGCCCGAAGTGCTGCTGGGCCCTGCTCAGCTCTGAAACGGTCTTTAGTCGAGAACAACACTGTCTTCTACAACTGTTTTCCTTCCTGTGTTGCAAAATTGACTTTTCCAAGTGTGGAAGAGGAAAAAGGATTGATTTCTACAAGTTGTGCGctctttttatatttaagttCTTGTAAGCACGGTGTATTTAAGACCAGGATGCCTGAGTTGAAATATCGGTGAGGCTGCTAATACTTAGTGACTTTGTAGTTCTGGTCTCTGAGCTGCGTTTGCTCATTTCTAAAGAACTGGAAGTATTTTACGTTCACTTCTCAGTACCTTTTAAGTGGGCAGCAGTGCCTGGTGACACATGCATGGACGTTGTGACACTACGAAGGTTCCTGGTGCTTCTGTGGGTTTTTCATCCTGACAGTCCTGAAGATGCTCAAGTGACTGTTACAAGTGATTCGTAGttttccctctgggtcatcatcTTGAGAGAATTAGGTCATCCACACGCCACAGTTTACCTTTTGTGTGCTCTGTGTCAGCGCCCCTTGGCCTGCTGCTATTTGATCCTCCCAGGGTGTGAACAGGCCAAGTCCTCCGCTCCCTCCCCAGCACCGCGATCCCCCCACAGGTGCCACCCCTCCCCCGGATGAGGGTGGAGGCCTAAGGCTAGACCAGCTCTTGCTCCCCTCAGGACTTCCCTCCCTGCAGTCACCATGTGAAGAGTTAGCCTGTCTCCTGTCTTGCAGGCCTACGTGGACATGAGGAAGGTTGGCAGCAGCCGAGGGATGGTGTCTGCATATCCCCGGCAGCTGGAGTCGCTGATCCGCTTGGCAGAAGCCCACGCGAAAGTGCGGTTTTCAAACAAGGTGGAGGCCATCGACGTGGAGGAGGCCAAGCGCCTGCACCGGGAGGCGCTGAAGCAGTCGGCCACCGACCCGCGGACGGGCATCGTGGACATCTCCATCCTCACCACAGGTCGGCCTCCCCCCGACGTGGGTGCTGCCCTGTCTCGGGTCAGAGCCCCCATGACCACGCGATGGGCTGGACGGAGACAGACGCTGGCGCACTCCGCCTAGCTCTGTCCCACCCAGCTGTCCAGGCACGGAGTGTTCAGGCCACCGCCAGGGGGGCTCTGCTCCTGTGTGGACTGCTGGGCTGTGTCTCAGTGGCAAGTAGCGGCTCTGAGCTTTTATAAAACTGGGGACAGGATTCAGACCTCACTCTGACTTTGTGTGTTCTGGCATTCAGCCACCATCC
Above is a window of Bos javanicus breed banteng chromosome 14, ARS-OSU_banteng_1.0, whole genome shotgun sequence DNA encoding:
- the MCM4 gene encoding DNA replication licensing factor MCM4, with amino-acid sequence MSSPASTPSRRGSRRAAPAQPRQDPLSSGEPQPLPSSPGAEPRTPSRAPPAAVPLDLDMSSPLTYGTPSSRVEGTPRSGVRGTPMRQRPDLGSARKGLQVDLHSDGPAAEDTVASEQSLGQKLVIWGTDVNVATCKENFQRFLQRFIDPLAKEEENVGIDITEPLYMQRLEEINVTGEPFLNVNCEHIKSFDTNLYRQLICYPQEVIPTFDMAVNEIFFDRYPDSILEHQIQVRPFNALKTKNMRNLNPEDIDQLIAISGMVIRTSQLIPEMQEAFFQCQVCAHTARVEIDRGRIAEPCVCERCHTSHSMALIHNRSVFSDKQMIKLQESPEDMPAGQTPHTVVLFAHNDLVDKVQPGDRVHVTGIYRAVPIRINPRVSNVKSVYKTHIDVIHYRKTDSKRLHGLDEEAEQKLFSEKRVELLKELSRKPDIYERLASALAPSIYEHEDIKKGILLQLFGGTRKDFSHTGRGKFRAEINILLCGDPGTSKSQLLQYVHNLVPRGQYTSGKGSSAVGLTAYVMKDPETRQLVLQTGALVLSDNGVCCIDEFDKMNESTRSVLHEVMEQQTLSIAKAGIICQLNARTSILAAANPIESQWNPKKTTIENIQLPHTLLSRFDLIFLMLDPQDEAYDRRLAHHLVSLYYQSEEEAQEEGMDMAVLRDYIAYAHSTVMPRLSQDASQALIEAYVDMRKVGSSRGMVSAYPRQLESLIRLAEAHAKVRFSNKVEAIDVEEAKRLHREALKQSATDPRTGIVDISILTTGMSATSRKRKEELAEALRKLILSKGKTPALKYQQLFEDIRGQSDIAITKDMFEEALRALADDDFLTVTGKTVRLL